A stretch of the Nicotiana tabacum cultivar K326 chromosome 6, ASM71507v2, whole genome shotgun sequence genome encodes the following:
- the LOC142181752 gene encoding uncharacterized protein LOC142181752: protein MSHDSLDTPIYVSIPVVDSIMVDQVYWSCVVTIGGYEARVDILLLYIVDFDMILGMDWLYSNHDILDWHAMIVMFAMTGLTSLELESSLGHIPSKVVSFLKAQWIVEKGFLSYLDFFRDVSVDTPIVDSVPVVRKFPDAFPADLPGIPSDRHIDLTPATQPISILPYYMALEE, encoded by the coding sequence atgtctcatgATTCTCTGgatactcctatttatgtgtctataccCGTTGtggattctattatggtggatcaGGTCTATTGGtcttgtgtggttactattgggggcTATGAGGCTAGGGTTGATATTTTGTTGCTTTATATAGTGGACTTTGATATGattttgggaatggattggttatatTCGAACCATGATATTCTTGATTGGCACGCTATGATCGTGATGTTTGCTATGACGGGATTGACAAGTTTGGAATTGGAAAGTTCCTTGGGTCACATTCCTAGTAAAGTGgtttcttttctgaaggctcaatGGATAGTTGAGAAAGGGTTTTTGTCATACTTAGACTTTTttagagatgtcagtgttgatacacCTATagttgattcagtgcctgtagtgaGAAAGTTTCCAGATGCATTTCCCGCAGACCTGCCAGGCATTCCATCCGATAGACACATTGATTTGACACCGGccactcagcctatatctattctacCATATTATATGGCTCTAGAAGAGTAA